The DNA segment CCCGGGCCCAGCTCCTGGGGGTCGAGGCCGTGCTGGGCTCGGGGGCCGTGGTCCGGGACCTGGGCCGGTTGGAGAAGGACGCCACCGGCTACCACCTCTCCGGCCTGCTGTGCGGCAGCGAGGGCACCCTGGGGGTGGTGGCCGCGGCCCGGCTGCGGCTGGTGGCCCACCAGCCGGACCGGGCCGTCGCCGCCCTGGGCTTCCGGTCGATGGGCGCCGCGGTGGCCGCCGTGGGGCAGCTGCGCCGGGGCCTGGCCGGGTTGGAGGCGGCCGAGGCCTACCGGGCCGCCGAGGCCGAGCTGGTGGCCGGGCACCTGGGCGTCGCCCCCGCCCTCGGGCCCTCGCCCCCGGTGACGGTGCTGGTCGAGTGCGCCGGGGTGGGCGAGCAGGTCACGGCCCTGGGCCGGGCGGTGGCGGCGCTGGAGGGCGTGTGCGAGACGCTGGTGGCCGAGGACGGGCCCCGCCGAGCCGCGCTGTGGCGCCCGCGTGAGGCCCTGACCGAGGCCATCGCCGCCCTCGGCCCCCACCACAAGCTCGACGTGTCGCTGCCGGCGCCGGAGCTGGCCGCCTTCGCCGAGGAGGTGCCGGCCCGGGTGGCGGCGGTGGCCCCGCAGGCCCGGACGTGGCTGTTCGGCCACCTGGGCGACGGCAACCTGCACGTGAACGTGAGCGGGGTGGCGCCCGACGACCACGCCGTCGACGACGTGGTGCTGGGCCTGGTGCTCGACCGGCGGGGGAGCATCAGCGCCGAGCACGGCGTCGGCACGGCCAAGCGGGCCTGGCTGGCCCGCCAGCGGGGTGACGACGCGGTGGCCGCCATGCGGGCGGTGAAGGCCGCCCTCGACCCGGCCGGCATCCTCAACCCCGGCGCCCTCCTGCCGCCGCCGGACGCCGCTGGCGGGCCCGGCCGGCGCGGGGGGCGGGCCGGTGCCTGAGCGCATCCAGCTCCGGCGGACCAGGGGCTGGCGGAAGCCGCCCGGGGCCGTCGTGGTGGCCCGGCCCTCCCGCTGGGGCAACCCGTTCCCGGTGGGGCCCTTCACCCGGGAGGAGGCGGTGCGCCTGTACCGGGCCCTGGTCGTCGAGGGCGAGGCGACGTGGCACGACGAAGCCGGCCCGCACCGCCGGCAGCGGGGCGACGTCACGCCCCCGGCTCCGACGCCGGCCGAGGTCCGCGCCGCCCTGGCCGGTCGCGACCTGGCCTGCTGGTGCCCGCTGGTCGACCCCGAGGGGCGTCCGGTGCCCTGCCACGCCGAGATCCTGCTGGAGCTGGCCAACCGGATCGACACCTGATCGTCGGCCCGCTGTCACGCGCGACCGGTACCATCGGGCGGCCGGCTCCGTCGGACGGTTGCCACCCGCCCCGCCGCCCCCGCACCTCCGCCGCTCTCCGGCCGAGCCCGGTCGACCCTGCCATGACCTCCCTCGTCCTCGTCCTCATCGCCGTGGCCTGCGGCATCGCCACCCTGGTGTGGGCCCGCTCGGCCCGCCGGCTGGGGCGGGTGTACCACCGGGTGCTGGCCGACCGGGGCCCGGCGTCCGACGCCGCGGTGCTGGCCCGGTCGGCCTTCCGCAAGGACGTGCACACCACCACCCTGTACGCCGTGCTGTGCGGGGCGTGCGCCGCCCTGGCCCTCTCCGACCGGGCCGACGTGGAGCTGCTGTTCGGCCTGATCCTGGTGCCGGTGGCGGTGTCGGTGCTCTCGGCCCGCGACTTCGTGCGGGAGTCCCGCCTGGCCGACGACCGCTACGACATCGAACGCCGGGCCGAGGAGGTGCTCACCCAGGACCAGCTCGCCCCCCAGCGGTGGGCGGCCCGCCTGGCCCCCGAGGTGCTGCCCAGCCTGGTCGGCTTCGAGCTGGGTCGGGTGTACAAGGCCGGCACCGGGGTCATGGCCGGCGACTTCTTCGACGTGTACGACCTGG comes from the Acidimicrobiales bacterium genome and includes:
- a CDS encoding FAD-binding oxidoreductase; this translates as MTGPEPLPAALRRDLEAAVGSAHVLVDPEVTAGYAVDWTGRFRGATPAVVRPGSTAEIGAVVAACAAAGVAVVPQGGNTGLVGGSVPLAGEVVLSLARLSGVTDVDAAAGQLTAGAGTPIAVVQAAARAAGWAYGVDWGARDTATVGGSVATDAGGLHVIRHGSTRAQLLGVEAVLGSGAVVRDLGRLEKDATGYHLSGLLCGSEGTLGVVAAARLRLVAHQPDRAVAALGFRSMGAAVAAVGQLRRGLAGLEAAEAYRAAEAELVAGHLGVAPALGPSPPVTVLVECAGVGEQVTALGRAVAALEGVCETLVAEDGPRRAALWRPREALTEAIAALGPHHKLDVSLPAPELAAFAEEVPARVAAVAPQARTWLFGHLGDGNLHVNVSGVAPDDHAVDDVVLGLVLDRRGSISAEHGVGTAKRAWLARQRGDDAVAAMRAVKAALDPAGILNPGALLPPPDAAGGPGRRGGRAGA
- a CDS encoding DUF4326 domain-containing protein, with the translated sequence MPERIQLRRTRGWRKPPGAVVVARPSRWGNPFPVGPFTREEAVRLYRALVVEGEATWHDEAGPHRRQRGDVTPPAPTPAEVRAALAGRDLACWCPLVDPEGRPVPCHAEILLELANRIDT